A portion of the Collinsella aerofaciens genome contains these proteins:
- a CDS encoding FeoA family protein: MKTLGDVKVGESSTIVKLHGEGALRRHLMDLGLIKGTSFKVVKVAPLGDPVEINVRGYELSIRKEEAAVVEVQ; this comes from the coding sequence ATGAAGACGTTGGGTGACGTTAAGGTGGGCGAGAGCTCTACCATCGTCAAGCTTCACGGTGAGGGCGCGCTGCGCCGCCACCTCATGGACCTGGGGCTCATCAAGGGCACGTCGTTTAAGGTCGTGAAGGTCGCGCCGCTCGGAGATCCGGTCGAGATCAACGTGCGCGGCTACGAGCTTTCCATTCGCAAGGAGGAGGCTGCCGTCGTCGAGGTCCAGTAA
- the aspS gene encoding aspartate--tRNA ligase, with amino-acid sequence MSQTRPIDEHSMHTRTCGELRRENVGEEVTLTGWVSRRRDHGGLIFCDLRDREGITQLTFDPEHSDGDAFKIAETMRPEWPIKIHGVVRARGEETTNTKLATGEIEVLTDHAEVLNTSVTPPFQIEDGIETSEDTRLRYRYLDLRRPEMMANLKLRSDFTFAIREALHNREFMEVETPSLFKSTPEGARDFIVPSRIQPGNFYALPQSPQLLKQLLMVGGVERYYQVAKCFRDEDLRADRQPEFTQVDIEMSFVDQNDVMSALEEVLADAFGRMGVEMPTPLRRMDYWEAMDTYGSDKPDTRYGMHLVDLTDIFANSKFKVFATAANEEGSVVKAINAKGAGAWARAKIDKLAGVASTFGAKGLAWIAFREDGSINSPIVKFFSDEEMAALRERMNVEPGDLVMFAAGPRLLSDEILGGMRSHMANALEIKREGHDFLWVVNFPLFHWDEDRKAYAAEHQPFTLPTETDIAKIEADPLAAGSCTYDFVMDGFEAGGGGMRIHNAEMQMSMLKLLGFTEERAESQFGFLMEALKFGAPPMGGFALGLDRVCMLLTGSDSIRDVMAFPKTASGSDLMSGAPSAVSGAQLKDVSLRLM; translated from the coding sequence ATGAGCCAGACCCGTCCCATCGACGAGCATTCCATGCACACCCGTACCTGCGGCGAGCTTCGCCGCGAGAACGTGGGCGAAGAGGTCACCCTCACCGGTTGGGTGAGCCGTCGCCGCGACCACGGCGGCCTTATCTTCTGCGACCTTCGCGACCGCGAGGGCATCACGCAGCTCACCTTCGACCCCGAGCACTCCGACGGCGACGCCTTTAAGATCGCCGAGACTATGCGTCCCGAGTGGCCCATCAAGATCCATGGCGTCGTGCGCGCCCGTGGCGAGGAGACCACCAACACCAAGCTCGCGACCGGCGAGATCGAGGTCCTGACCGATCATGCCGAGGTGCTCAACACTTCCGTCACCCCGCCGTTCCAGATCGAGGACGGCATCGAGACCAGCGAGGACACCCGCCTGCGCTATCGCTATCTGGACCTCCGTCGTCCCGAGATGATGGCCAACCTCAAGCTGCGCTCCGACTTTACCTTTGCCATTCGCGAGGCGCTGCACAACCGTGAGTTCATGGAGGTCGAGACGCCCTCCCTGTTTAAGTCCACGCCCGAGGGCGCCCGCGACTTCATCGTCCCCAGCCGCATCCAGCCGGGCAACTTCTACGCCCTGCCGCAGTCCCCGCAGCTCCTGAAGCAGCTGCTCATGGTCGGTGGCGTCGAGCGCTACTATCAGGTCGCCAAGTGCTTCCGCGACGAGGACTTGCGTGCCGACCGCCAGCCCGAGTTCACCCAGGTCGATATCGAGATGTCCTTCGTGGACCAGAACGACGTTATGAGCGCACTCGAAGAGGTCCTGGCCGACGCCTTCGGCCGCATGGGTGTCGAGATGCCCACGCCGCTGCGTCGCATGGACTATTGGGAGGCCATGGACACCTATGGCTCCGACAAGCCCGATACTCGCTACGGCATGCACCTGGTCGACCTGACCGACATCTTTGCCAACTCCAAGTTCAAGGTCTTTGCGACTGCTGCAAACGAGGAGGGCTCTGTCGTCAAGGCCATCAACGCCAAGGGCGCCGGTGCCTGGGCACGTGCCAAGATCGATAAGCTCGCCGGCGTGGCCTCCACGTTTGGCGCCAAGGGCCTGGCCTGGATCGCTTTCCGCGAGGATGGCTCCATCAACAGCCCCATCGTCAAGTTCTTCTCGGACGAGGAGATGGCGGCTCTGCGTGAGCGCATGAACGTCGAGCCCGGCGACCTTGTGATGTTCGCCGCCGGTCCGCGCCTGCTCTCTGACGAGATCCTGGGCGGCATGCGTTCCCACATGGCTAACGCGCTCGAGATCAAGCGCGAGGGCCACGACTTCCTGTGGGTCGTCAACTTCCCGCTGTTCCACTGGGACGAGGATCGCAAAGCCTATGCTGCCGAGCACCAGCCCTTTACCCTGCCGACCGAGACCGACATCGCCAAGATCGAGGCCGATCCGCTGGCAGCCGGTTCCTGCACCTACGACTTTGTCATGGACGGCTTTGAGGCCGGCGGCGGCGGTATGCGTATCCACAACGCCGAGATGCAGATGTCCATGCTCAAGCTCCTGGGCTTTACCGAGGAGCGCGCCGAGTCGCAGTTTGGCTTCCTCATGGAGGCCCTCAAGTTTGGTGCACCCCCGATGGGCGGTTTTGCTCTGGGCCTGGACCGCGTGTGCATGCTGCTCACCGGCTCCGACTCCATTCGCGACGTCATGGCGTTCCCTAAGACGGCCAGCGGCTCCGACCTTATGTCGGGCGCTCCGAGTGCTGTTTCCGGCGCCCAGCTCAAGGACGTCAGCCTGCGCTTGATGTAG
- a CDS encoding FeoA family protein — MSCGPQMPAMPLSMVKAGETVRVSRVKGNEDMKHHLKDLGFVEGSEIHVVSSSGANIIVTVLGARFGIDSKVAMHIMTVG, encoded by the coding sequence ATGTCTTGCGGACCGCAGATGCCGGCTATGCCGCTTTCGATGGTAAAGGCGGGCGAAACCGTGCGCGTGTCTCGTGTAAAGGGCAATGAGGACATGAAGCACCACCTCAAGGACCTCGGCTTTGTCGAGGGCAGCGAGATCCACGTGGTGAGCTCGAGTGGCGCCAACATCATCGTCACGGTGCTGGGCGCACGCTTTGGCATCGATTCCAAGGTTGCCATGCACATCATGACCGTCGGTTAG
- the feoB gene encoding ferrous iron transporter B: MADSQIHVALAGNPNCGKTTLFNLITGANGYVGNWPGVTVEKKEAKLLSDKSVTITDLPGIYSLSPYSPEEQCSRDYLMSGEPDVVVQVVDATNLERNLYLALQVIETGLPVVVALNMADLVEKNGDKIDTDKLSKKLGCPVMMISALKNKGIKELFEQVKKSAASKGQVPEHKFDSSIEDVLDHIENNLPASVPANKRRYYAVKLFERDADACKLINLTKEKAARVEQLVAQCEQDCDDDAESIITGERYGVIAHIIDECLTKAPAKMSTSEKIDRVVTNRILGLPIFVVIMFCVYYIAVSTLGGTVTDFTNDQLFGTDGWYVLGQGRDAYDAAVEAAGDNADSVDPAQYGPYVPGITTMVHDALVAGGTEDGGLVDSLVCDGIVGGLGAIFGFVPQMFLLFVMLSFLEDCGYMARVAFIMDRVFRRFGLSGKSFIPMLVSSGCGVPGVMATKTIENEKDRRMTVMTTTFIPCGAKLPIIALLMGSIIGDSSTTAAWISPLFYFLGVFAVIASGLMLKKTKLFAGRPTPFVMELPAYHFPAIRSWALHVWERCWAFIKKAGTVIFASTVVVWFLSNFGSYNGTFGFLPAMEGIPEEFMDYSVLAMLGNLVAWIFAPLGFSTWQATALTVSGLVAKENVVATAGSLLSVADAGETDPSLWTAFAGMFPTMGACVAFGAFNLLCAPCFAAMGTIRNQMDSGKWTAIAIGYECAFAWVIGLFINQFYNLLVLGQFGIWTVVAIVLLVAMLFQIFRPMPKHAWTDEDETNTASAAVSA, translated from the coding sequence ATGGCGGATTCTCAGATCCATGTCGCGCTGGCGGGTAACCCCAACTGCGGCAAGACCACGCTTTTCAACCTGATCACCGGCGCCAACGGCTACGTTGGCAACTGGCCGGGCGTCACGGTTGAGAAAAAGGAAGCCAAGCTCCTGAGCGACAAGAGCGTCACGATTACGGACCTCCCCGGCATCTACTCGCTTTCCCCCTACAGCCCCGAGGAGCAGTGCTCGCGCGACTACCTCATGAGCGGCGAGCCCGATGTCGTTGTCCAGGTGGTCGATGCCACCAACCTCGAGCGCAACCTGTACCTGGCGCTTCAGGTTATCGAGACCGGCCTGCCCGTGGTCGTTGCCCTCAACATGGCCGACCTGGTCGAGAAGAACGGCGACAAGATTGACACGGACAAGCTTTCCAAGAAGCTCGGTTGTCCGGTCATGATGATCTCGGCCCTTAAGAACAAGGGCATCAAGGAGCTGTTCGAGCAGGTCAAGAAGTCCGCTGCTTCCAAGGGCCAGGTGCCGGAGCACAAGTTCGACTCTTCCATCGAGGACGTTCTGGACCACATCGAGAACAATCTGCCGGCGAGCGTTCCCGCCAACAAGCGTCGCTACTACGCCGTCAAGCTGTTCGAGCGCGACGCGGACGCCTGCAAGCTCATCAACCTCACCAAGGAGAAGGCCGCTCGCGTGGAGCAGCTGGTCGCTCAGTGCGAGCAGGACTGCGACGACGACGCTGAGTCCATCATCACCGGCGAGCGTTATGGCGTGATCGCCCACATCATCGACGAGTGCCTTACCAAGGCTCCGGCCAAGATGAGCACCTCCGAGAAGATCGACCGCGTGGTTACCAACCGTATCCTGGGCCTGCCGATCTTCGTCGTCATCATGTTCTGCGTGTACTACATCGCCGTTTCCACCCTAGGCGGCACGGTGACCGACTTCACCAACGACCAGCTCTTCGGCACCGACGGTTGGTACGTGCTCGGTCAGGGCCGCGATGCCTACGACGCAGCTGTTGAGGCTGCGGGCGACAACGCCGACTCGGTCGACCCGGCGCAGTATGGGCCCTATGTCCCGGGTATCACCACCATGGTGCACGACGCCCTTGTGGCGGGCGGCACCGAGGACGGCGGCCTGGTCGATTCACTGGTCTGCGACGGCATCGTCGGCGGCCTGGGCGCCATCTTCGGCTTCGTCCCGCAGATGTTCCTGCTCTTTGTGATGCTGTCCTTCCTGGAGGACTGCGGCTACATGGCCCGCGTCGCCTTTATCATGGACCGCGTGTTCCGCCGCTTCGGCCTGTCCGGTAAGTCCTTTATCCCCATGCTCGTGTCCTCGGGCTGCGGCGTCCCCGGCGTCATGGCCACCAAGACCATCGAGAACGAGAAGGACCGTCGCATGACGGTCATGACGACCACGTTCATTCCCTGTGGCGCCAAGCTGCCGATCATCGCCCTGCTCATGGGTTCCATCATCGGCGATTCTTCCACCACCGCCGCGTGGATCAGCCCGCTGTTCTACTTCTTGGGCGTCTTTGCCGTCATCGCCTCGGGCCTCATGCTTAAGAAGACCAAGCTCTTCGCCGGCCGCCCGACGCCGTTCGTTATGGAGCTTCCTGCCTACCACTTCCCGGCGATCCGCTCTTGGGCGCTGCACGTGTGGGAGCGCTGCTGGGCCTTTATCAAGAAGGCCGGTACGGTCATCTTCGCGTCCACCGTTGTGGTGTGGTTCCTGTCCAACTTTGGTAGCTACAACGGCACGTTTGGCTTCCTGCCTGCTATGGAGGGCATCCCCGAGGAGTTCATGGACTACTCCGTGCTTGCCATGCTGGGCAACCTGGTCGCCTGGATCTTCGCCCCGCTCGGCTTTAGCACCTGGCAGGCAACTGCGCTGACCGTCTCGGGCCTTGTCGCTAAGGAGAACGTCGTCGCCACCGCCGGTTCGCTGCTGTCCGTCGCCGACGCCGGCGAGACCGACCCGAGCCTGTGGACCGCGTTTGCCGGCATGTTCCCGACTATGGGCGCTTGCGTTGCCTTTGGCGCGTTCAACCTGCTGTGCGCTCCATGCTTTGCCGCCATGGGCACCATCCGCAACCAGATGGACTCCGGCAAGTGGACCGCGATCGCCATCGGCTACGAGTGCGCCTTCGCATGGGTTATCGGCCTGTTCATCAACCAGTTCTACAACCTGCTCGTTCTGGGCCAGTTTGGTATCTGGACGGTTGTGGCTATCGTGCTGCTGGTTGCGATGCTCTTCCAGATCTTCCGTCCCATGCCCAAGCACGCTTGGACCGACGAGGATGAGACCAACACTGCTTCCGCCGCAGTTTCCGCTTAA
- a CDS encoding HPr family phosphocarrier protein gives MVEFTKTIKDPLGLHARPVALLYDIIAKHRSDVSVSIGDRHTDGRDVMGLMALYGECGEDIIFRVSGVDEASCVTSIRNLSL, from the coding sequence ATGGTCGAGTTTACAAAGACGATTAAAGATCCGTTGGGACTACATGCCCGCCCGGTTGCGCTGCTCTACGACATCATTGCCAAGCATCGTAGCGACGTATCGGTCAGCATCGGCGATCGTCACACGGATGGCCGCGATGTGATGGGGCTCATGGCTCTCTACGGCGAATGTGGCGAGGACATCATCTTTCGCGTTTCGGGCGTGGATGAGGCCTCCTGCGTCACATCGATCAGAAACCTCTCGCTTTAA